A single window of Anomaloglossus baeobatrachus isolate aAnoBae1 chromosome 5, aAnoBae1.hap1, whole genome shotgun sequence DNA harbors:
- the LOC142312536 gene encoding sterile alpha motif domain-containing protein 9-like, producing the protein MADYKTKPLSEWTEQHVSHWLQSIPINQKYVDKLYEEEVSGPVLKEIDEQFLINFGMKHGPIKLLIKKRDELLSKEGEQNTEQRPDEDKKYQKIPEEMGASGNSSEVYSKPEDVLSPVKSDTVSSPKKLPKDETESSEETQNSSTSDHSALQPQLSPSLSTANFRPFNKDIGNFKYVKGQVLPPESGVEDLITPCHEYKSLITASKLDRTRLQAKFASEVIRFACACMNVRTNGTIHFGVLDSKEDKRCTHGQIMGITVKEQDVYVDALDYIERCFNKGEHDAVRACIRTPKFIAVVDKECKDQRFVVEVDVVPDSGSVKGRAFQASLPKFNEKSNKAILDKKTYYRRIGAKSVPVPEGDIDMVQFIQGLQEVDARREKAECIPLCETTTTENITKKIDLLTGGKEYMDDTIWYILVTNKWEPSSLANINFLTRLKIFCVFDFDADSDESGLCSTYKGHHATNIHSLTDYANDSRMSPSELRKSLGLFDQTSWIFCNGRSNFRGGDEPFDENSWIKTRKKHLLKALSLICDELFPRGTYVVVFFLMSPVEKPIVETFHNFYALMNGIEDIICIAENKEYYKEWASLAQASCNIETLEQRSIVGVQLSHINATVQSMFPIGNSYRNLPVSSKGVCVLNTPDEEKMHSLEILCVNECSDKNLHLLTKKEVKNLEGTFYRGGKISWKHLWLSEQKMCGDFIERDACNKVQNILHGILYENTVRLPVARIKIFHHPGSGGSTVARQVMWKNKNVLRCAIVRSSHLVSVSQHAVKLREYEEDNPNLCLPVLLLVEDCEEDYLDDLRHELMEAMAVKKIVYSKPCFILMSCKRSNIPEDFFKASASDTVVITHKLSQKEKQEFSTKATELEKEFPEEEFIITFVLMSHEFDKQYVKDFVQNVLRGIDHSSDITRLLRYVVLLNCYVQNSYISVSHCEAFLGLGVMTKDQHNTIRQCNFKSYLNKSEQARLLFIELREKNSCISSIHIIHPLIAKELLNQLSEIRPQSDIANDLLDEKVLLQHRFGRDEFIKFIRDLFLLRYRKSRGDSVDTFFSPMIEHVCEVEQNPEKAIKLLKAAYEQFDKDAFFAQQLARLHYMHEKFEEAQTWAETARRQLPTHSFILHTEGQVHKRWFNVHLERKKNDLTREDVIDLIERSLKSMECFRAAERAAKAETDSMNDSAFFGEVDVGCRLLQMLSSQLVFSKNRGEENTELLKYLLTDYIPEEIEKPWFKFHSRLKGLYQNMYNALEWIADDVGYFQLEKIEDGVQLKKTEEHVHSPRKWLLRKTKDFAKFFSSEFLLSYTEADVNSQLVRKMSIYRLGGGSVATILSILSDSKTKRSSEKLENIIALYPEDITCQGLDNTDMANYIMSHIALGCVCPGSPKLLSLQVLRELGKRFLHTRKTFQPSAYLLTFLLYWPDNKVDDKPDANKDNILANALQMARELHERRIKNVPVRKKRINVLFFLGKGYGLQKIIHRSTIEKHIAGPLNEKRMKWDNDDLWKFDSVHRLLTIVPGWTENGRLYAEGHCKKSKIEILPLNVSSVPHGNENVTFFLGFTFIGFVAYNIQVQTDAKS; encoded by the exons ATGGCGG ATTACAAGACGAAGCCTCTGAGTGAGTGGACCGAGCAGCATGTCTCGCACTGGCTCCAGTCCATTCCCATAAACCAGAAGTACGTTGACAAGCTCTACGAGGAGGAAGTCTCGGGGCCGGTGCTGAAAGAAATAGACGAACAGTTCTTAATAAATTTTGGAATGAAACACGGTCCCATCAAACTGCTGATCAAAAAGAGGGATGAGCTGCTCtccaaagaaggggagcaaaacacaGAACAAAGACCTGATGAGGACAAAAAATATCAAAAAATTCCAGAGGAAATGGGAGCATCAGGAAACTCATCTGAGGTCTATAGTAAACCTGAGGACGTCTTGTCTCCTGTAAAGTCAGATACTGTAAGCTCTCCAAAGAAACTTCCCAAAGATGAAACCGAAAGCTCAGAAGAAACTCAAAACAGCAGTACATCGGACCACAGCGCCCTCCAGCCTCAGCTCTCACCCTCCTTGTCTACTGCTAATTTCCGCCCATTCAATAAAGACATTGGGAACTTTAAATATGTGAAGGGCCAAGTCCTTCCTCCAGAATCTGGAGTAGAAGACCTCATCACTCCATGTCATGAGTATAAGTCCCTCATTACTGCCTCTAAGCTGGACCGTACAAGACTCCAGGCAAAATTTGCCTCCGAGGTGATCAGATTCGCTTGTGCTTGTATGAACGTGAGGACTAATGGAACAATACATTTTGGAGTGTTGGATAGCAAAGAAGACAAGCGCTGTACACATGGACAGATAATGGGGATCACGGTGAAGGAGCAGGACGTGTACGTCGATGCACTGGACTATATTGAGAGGTGTTTTAATAAAGGAGAACACGATGCAGTCAGAGCATGTATTCGCACCCCCAAATTCATTGCGGTGGTCGATAAAGAGTGTAAAGATCAGCGCTTTGTGGTTGAGGTGGACGTGGTGCCAGATTCAGGTTCTGTGAAAGGACGAGCTTTCCAAGCAAGTTTACCAAAGTTTAATGAAAAGAGCAACAAAGCAATTCTAGATAAGAAAACCTATTACCGCAGAATTGGCGCAAAATCTGTGCCAGTCCCTGAGGGTGATATTGATATGGTGCAGTTTATCCAAGGGCTGCAGGAAGTGGATGCAAGAAGAGAGAAGGCAGAATGCATACCACTGTGTGAGACTACAACCACGGAAAACATCACCAAGAAAATAGACCTCCTTACTGGAGGCAAAGAATACATGGATGACACCATCTGGTACATACTAGTCACCAACAAGTGGGAACCTTCCTCCCTAGCAAATATCAACTTCCTCACACGTCTTAAGATTTTTTGTGTGTTTGATTTTGATGCCGACTCTGATGAGTCCGGACTGTGCTCCACATACAAGGGACACCATGCCACCAACATCCACTCCCTGACAGATTATGCCAATGACAGTAGAATGAGCCCAAGTGAGCTGAGAAAGTCTCTTGGACTCTTCGATCAAACCAGCTGGATATTCTGTAATGGCCGAAGTAATTTCCGAGGAGGTGATGAGCCTTTTGATGAAAATTCCTggattaagactagaaaaaaacacctGCTAAAGGCACTGTCATTAATCTGTGATGAGCTTTTCCCAAGAGGGACCTATGTTGTGGTGTTTTTCCTGATGTCACCAGTGGAGAAACCCATTGTCGAAACCTTCCACAACTTCTACGCCCTGATGAATGGCATAGAAGACATAATTTGTATTGCAGAAAACAAGGAATATTACAAGGAATGGGCCAGCCTTGCCCAAGCATCTTGTAACATAGAAACACTGGAGCAGAGGAGCATTGTTGGGGTTCAGTTGAGTCACATCAACGCTACTGTCCAGAGCATGTTCCCCATTGGGAACTCTTATCGGAATCTGCCAGTGTCATCCAAAGGTGTCTGTGTGCTTAACACTCCCGATGAGGAGAAAATGCACTCACTGGAAATCCTGTGCGTGAATGAATGCAGTGATAAAAATCTTCAtcttctgaccaaaaaggaggtgaAAAATCTGGAAGGGACTTTCTATCGAGGAGGCAAGATCAGCTGGAAACATCTCTGGCTTTCGGAACAGAAAATGTGTGGAGATTTTATTGAGCGCGATGCTTGTAACAAAGTCCAGAATATTCTACATGGGATTCTGTATGAAAACACTGTCCGGCTTCCAGTCGCAAGGATTAAAATTTTCCACCATCCTGGGAGTGGAGGGAGTACAGTCGCAAGACAGGTCATGTGGAAGAACAAGAATGTCTTAAGATGTGCTATTGTCAGGTCATCTCATCTTGTTTCTGTTAGTCAGCATGCCGTGAAGCTCCGGGAGTATGAAGAGGACAATCCAAACTTATGCCTGCCTGTCCTGCTGCTGGTGGAGGACTGTGAAGAAGACTACCTGGATGACCTGAGGCATGAGTTGATGGAAGCTATGGCAGTAAAGAAAATTGTTTATTCCAAGCCGTGTTTCATTCTCATGAGCTGCAAACGATCAAATATCCCAGAAGATTTTTTTAAAGCCTCTGCATCTGACACAGTTGTTATCACACATAAGCTCAGCCAGAAGGAAAAGCAGGAATTCTCTACCAAAGCAACAGAGTTGGAGAAAGAGTTTCCCGAAGAAGAGTTCATAATCACCTTTGTTCTTATGAGCCATGAATTCGACAAACAATATGTGAAGGATTTTGTCCAGAACGTTCTGCGAGGAATCGATCATTCGTCGGACATCACTCGGCTCTTGAGATACGTTGTGCTGCTCAATTGCTACGTCCAAAATTCCTACATTTCTGTGTCACACTGTGAGGCTTTCCTTGGTCTTGGAGTTATGACCAAAGATCAGCACAATACAATACGGCAATGTAATTTTAAGAGCTACCTCAACAAAAGCGAACAGGCCCGGCTTCTGTTCATTGAGTTGAGGGAGAAGAATTCTTGTATCAGCTCCATCCACATCATACATCCTCTGATCGCTAAGGAATTGCTGAACCAGCTGTCAGAAATACGGCCTCAGAGTGACATCGCCAATGATCTCCTTGACGAGAAAGTTCTACTTCAGCACAGATTTGGCCGAGACGAATTTATAAAGTTTATTCGAGACTTGTTTTTACTGCGCTACCGGAAAAGTCGAGGTGACAGCGTGGACACGTTCTTCTCACCCATGATTGAACATGTTTGTGAAGTGGAACAAAATCCTGAGAAGGCAATCAAGTTACTGAAAGCCGCCTATGAGCAATTTGATAAGGATGCCTTCTTTGCTCAGCAGCTGGCACGCTTACATTACATGCATGAGAAATTCGAGGAGGCTCAAACATGGGCAGAGACAGCCAGACGTCAACTACCTACCCATTCCTTTATACTACACACAGAAGGTCAGGTGCACAAGAGATGGTTCAATGTCCATCTCGAGAGGAAGAAAAATGACCTGACTCGAGAAGATGTGATCGACTTGATAGAACGCAGCCTCAAATCCATGGAGTGTTTCAGAGCAGCAGAAAGAGCGGCAAAGGCTGAGACAGACAGCATGAATGACTCTGCATTTTTCGGAGAAGTTGATGTGGGCTGCCGATTGTTACAGATGCTTTCATCACAACTCGTATTCTCCAAGAACAGAGGGGAGGAGAACACAGAACTCCTGAAATACCTTTTGACTGATTATATACCAGAAGAGATTGAGAAGCCATGGTTTAAATTTCACAGCCGCCTAAAGGGACTTTACCAAAATATGTACAATGCGTTGGAGTGGATTGCAGATGATGTGGGTTACTTCCAGTTAGAGAAAATTGAAGATGGAGTACAgctgaagaagacagaagaacatGTTCACAGTCCCCGAAAGTGGTTGTTGAGGAAGACCAAGGATTTTGCCAAGTTCTTTAGCTCTGAGTTTTTGCTGTCCTACACAGAAGCCGATGTTAACAGTCAGCTGGTCCGTAAGATGAGCATTtataggctgggaggaggaagcgtGGCCACAATTCTGTCCATACTGTCCGATTCAAAAACTAAACGATCCAGTGAAAAGCTGGAAAATATAATTGCGCTGTACCCAGAGGATATCACCTGTCAGGGGCTTGATAATACTGATATGGCCAATTACATCATGTCTCACATAGCGCTGGGATGTGTCTGTCCTGGATCTCCAAAACTGTTATCATTGCAGGTACTTCGTGAACTTGGTAAGAGGTTTCTACACACTAGAAAGACCTTCCAGCCCAGCGCCTACCTACTCACCTTCCTGCTCTACTGGCCAGATAACAAAGTCGACGATAAACCGGACGCTAATAAAGACAACATATTGGCCAATGCTCTGCAGATGGCACGAGAATTGCATGAGAGAAGAATCAAAAATGTTCCAGTTCGGAAGAAAAGAATCAATGTGCTCTTCTTTCTGGGGAAGGGATACGGCCTCCAGAAGATCATTCACCGAAGTACCATCGAGAAGCACATCGCCGGTCCACTGAATGAAAAGCGCATGAAGTGGGACAATGATGACCTGTGGAAGTTTGATAGCGTTCACCGCCTGCTGACAATTGTCCCTGGCTGGACCGAGAACGGAAGACTGTACGCAGAAGGACATTGCAAGAAAAGTAAAATTGAGATCCTGCCCTTGAACGTCTCATCGGTGCCCCACGGCAATGAGAACGTCACCTTCTTCCTGGGGTTTACATTCATTGGCTTTGTAGCTTATAACATACAGGTGCAAACTGACGCCAAATCCTGA